In one window of Maribacter sp. BPC-D8 DNA:
- a CDS encoding TonB-dependent receptor has translation MLKKHLNTFITVILLLIFSGVSYAQDTTKDSVALRDFLSELESKFEIKFSYADTDVDTVYITKPTSNALDDILTELREATGITINKLNDRYYTLTKTTTISICGYVFDNFEENNIPGATVEIYETNLSGITDDNGSFSFKNVPINSLVHIKHLGYKPIFIEAKELAKTTECKAIAMAISYQELEEVVVTQFLTTGLKKLNNASIELNPSAFGILPGVSEPDILQTVQALPGIKSVDETVSDINIRGGTNDQNLILWDGIKMYQTGHFFGLISAFNPYVTEKVTIIKNGTSAMYSDGISGTLSMRTNDELPLNFSGGAGFNLISGDVFGEIPIQDNMALQVSARRSYTDFLNTPTYTTFSEKAFQDTEVNSESEFYFYDFTAKFIYEINPYQKASVSLINMSNNLNYFETANDTLAPNRSNLNQDNFSIGGELQSEWTDDLTSQLSVYYTQYDLDALSISNNEAQQLEQNNLVKESNIKLTTYYKFGEHLNWMNGYEFTETGIENTTNVNQPPFASNIKGVIRKHGLFSEITYSSEDEKLTGFIGGRLNYIENLDTFQEYIFEPRINVSYELLPNFKTEVLGEFKSQVTNQIIDLEQNFLGIEKRRWILSDGDALPITKSKQGSFGFNYDTNKLYVGIDTFYKEVNGINVYTQGFQNQNQFDGEIGSYAVKGAEFLINTKNNNYSAWLSYTFNKNDYTFDVLNPATFPNNLDVRHAITLAGNYTVGDLKLGIGLNYKSGKPFTRPDENDPINVTVFPTEINYEEPNSSRLREYFRADASANYTLKMGDKMNAIFGVSVLNFTNRQNTLNTYYRLQDDNTIETIERLSLGITPNASVRISF, from the coding sequence ACTGATTTTCAGTGGGGTTAGTTATGCCCAAGACACAACTAAAGACAGTGTCGCATTACGCGATTTCTTATCTGAACTAGAATCTAAATTTGAGATAAAATTCTCTTATGCCGATACCGATGTTGATACTGTCTACATCACAAAACCAACATCCAATGCTCTTGACGACATTCTCACCGAATTAAGGGAAGCAACAGGAATAACCATCAACAAATTAAACGACCGTTACTACACCTTAACCAAAACTACCACGATTTCTATCTGTGGCTATGTTTTCGACAATTTTGAAGAAAATAATATACCGGGGGCAACGGTTGAAATCTATGAAACTAACTTATCTGGCATTACAGATGACAATGGTTCTTTTAGCTTTAAAAACGTACCTATTAATTCGTTGGTGCATATAAAACACCTCGGTTATAAACCCATTTTTATTGAAGCTAAAGAGCTTGCAAAGACTACAGAATGTAAAGCAATTGCGATGGCAATCAGCTATCAAGAATTAGAAGAAGTCGTTGTTACACAATTTTTAACGACGGGACTTAAAAAACTTAATAATGCAAGTATCGAATTGAATCCCTCAGCATTCGGAATTCTACCGGGAGTTAGTGAACCCGATATTCTGCAAACTGTACAAGCTTTACCGGGAATTAAAAGTGTTGACGAAACCGTATCTGACATCAACATACGAGGCGGAACAAATGATCAAAATCTAATTCTTTGGGACGGAATTAAAATGTACCAAACGGGACACTTTTTCGGATTAATATCAGCTTTCAATCCGTATGTAACAGAAAAAGTAACCATCATCAAAAATGGTACATCTGCCATGTATAGTGATGGTATTAGCGGAACTTTGAGCATGCGTACCAACGACGAATTACCTTTAAATTTCAGTGGAGGAGCTGGATTCAATTTAATTTCGGGTGATGTTTTTGGTGAAATTCCTATTCAAGATAACATGGCGCTACAAGTATCTGCTCGCCGATCATATACCGATTTCTTAAACACACCAACCTACACTACATTTTCAGAAAAGGCATTTCAAGATACCGAAGTAAATAGTGAGAGTGAATTCTACTTCTATGATTTCACCGCTAAGTTTATTTATGAAATCAACCCGTATCAGAAAGCAAGCGTCAGTTTAATTAACATGAGCAATAACCTTAATTATTTCGAAACGGCTAATGATACTCTTGCTCCAAACCGAAGTAATCTGAATCAGGATAATTTTTCTATTGGCGGTGAATTACAAAGCGAATGGACAGATGACCTCACATCTCAACTAAGTGTCTATTATACACAGTATGACCTAGATGCCCTATCCATCTCCAATAATGAAGCACAGCAGTTAGAACAGAATAATCTAGTAAAAGAATCGAATATAAAACTCACCACCTATTACAAATTTGGAGAGCATTTAAATTGGATGAATGGTTATGAATTTACCGAAACAGGAATTGAAAATACTACCAACGTTAATCAGCCACCATTTGCCAGTAATATAAAAGGTGTTATACGTAAACACGGATTATTCAGTGAAATCACCTATAGCTCAGAAGATGAAAAATTAACTGGGTTTATTGGTGGAAGATTGAACTATATTGAAAACTTGGATACGTTTCAAGAATACATCTTTGAACCTCGCATTAATGTAAGCTATGAGCTGCTACCAAATTTTAAAACCGAAGTATTAGGCGAATTTAAAAGTCAGGTTACCAATCAGATTATCGATTTGGAACAAAACTTTCTAGGCATTGAAAAAAGAAGATGGATACTTTCTGACGGCGATGCCCTACCCATTACAAAAAGCAAACAGGGATCTTTTGGCTTCAATTATGACACCAATAAATTATATGTGGGCATAGATACTTTTTACAAAGAAGTAAACGGTATCAATGTATACACACAAGGTTTTCAAAATCAGAATCAATTTGATGGTGAAATTGGCTCGTATGCCGTTAAGGGAGCCGAATTCTTAATCAATACGAAGAATAATAACTATAGTGCATGGCTTAGCTACACCTTCAATAAAAACGACTACACATTTGATGTCTTAAATCCAGCTACTTTTCCGAACAATTTAGATGTTAGGCATGCTATCACCCTTGCAGGAAATTACACCGTTGGTGATTTAAAATTAGGAATTGGTTTGAATTACAAATCTGGAAAACCATTTACCCGACCAGATGAAAATGACCCCATAAATGTTACTGTTTTTCCTACTGAAATAAATTACGAAGAACCTAATAGCAGCAGACTACGCGAATATTTTAGGGCAGATGCATCAGCAAATTACACCTTAAAAATGGGCGATAAAATGAATGCTATTTTTGGCGTATCGGTATTAAATTTCACGAATAGACAAAATACCCTAAACACCTATTACAGACTACAAGATGATAATACTATTGAAACTATTGAACGCTTATCATTAGGTATTACGCCCAATGCCAGTGTACGAATCAGTTTTTAA
- the argS gene encoding arginine--tRNA ligase yields the protein MNIQEVLSDKVKEAVKSIFDKELPNVEFQPTRKDFEGDVTIVVFPMLRVLKGNPVQIGEQIGAYLEEHVDAVAGFNVIKGFLNIVINDGFYLDFFNSISSTDNFGFVKESDDAVMVEYSSPNTNKPLHLGHIRNNLLGYSVAEILKASGKKVYKTQIINDRGIHICKSMVAWQKFGNGETPESTGLKGDKLVGNYYVAFDKAYKEQIATLVAEGTDLKVAEKEAPILQEAKEMLLKWEAGDADTVELWKTMNGWVYKGFEVTYKNLGVDFDNLYYESDTYLLGKDVVAEGLKKGVFFKKEDGSVWIDLTEDGLDEKIVLRSDGTAVYMTQDIGTAIQRVKDHPDVNGMVYTVGNEQDYHFKVLFLILKKLGFSWSNKLHHLSYGMVDLPSGKMKSREGTVVDADDLMADMTQTAATISEELGKLEDYNEEEKQSLYQMIGLGALKYYILKVDPKKRILFDPEESVDFQGNTGPFIQYTYARIQSILRKAESMGIDSSKDAKVTELHAKEKELIKQLQIFPDIIQLAAENYSPALIANYTYDLVKEFNSFYQQVSILGESDDEKKVLRVQLSKKVAEVIQDAFKLLGVEVPERM from the coding sequence GTGAATATTCAAGAGGTACTATCAGATAAAGTAAAAGAAGCGGTAAAATCTATTTTTGACAAGGAATTGCCAAATGTAGAATTTCAACCTACCCGTAAAGATTTTGAAGGAGATGTCACTATTGTGGTTTTCCCGATGTTGCGCGTGTTAAAGGGGAATCCTGTTCAAATTGGTGAGCAAATTGGTGCTTATCTTGAGGAGCATGTAGATGCTGTTGCGGGCTTTAATGTGATTAAAGGATTCTTGAATATCGTTATCAATGATGGTTTCTATTTAGATTTTTTCAATTCGATTTCTTCAACCGATAATTTCGGATTTGTAAAGGAGTCTGATGATGCGGTTATGGTAGAATATTCTTCGCCAAATACCAATAAGCCATTACACCTTGGACATATTCGTAATAACTTATTAGGATATTCTGTTGCTGAAATTTTAAAGGCATCTGGTAAGAAAGTATACAAAACCCAGATTATTAATGACCGAGGAATCCATATTTGTAAAAGTATGGTGGCTTGGCAGAAATTCGGAAACGGAGAAACGCCAGAGTCTACAGGTCTTAAAGGAGATAAGCTAGTTGGTAATTATTATGTGGCTTTTGATAAAGCGTACAAAGAACAAATAGCAACATTAGTAGCTGAAGGTACTGACTTGAAAGTTGCTGAAAAAGAAGCGCCTATTCTACAAGAAGCTAAAGAAATGCTTTTGAAATGGGAAGCTGGAGATGCCGATACCGTAGAACTTTGGAAAACCATGAACGGATGGGTTTATAAAGGTTTCGAAGTGACTTATAAGAATTTAGGAGTCGATTTTGATAATCTATACTATGAAAGTGATACCTACCTTTTAGGTAAAGATGTTGTTGCTGAGGGATTAAAAAAAGGAGTTTTCTTTAAAAAGGAAGATGGTAGTGTTTGGATCGATTTAACCGAAGATGGGTTAGACGAGAAAATTGTTCTTCGTTCAGATGGTACTGCGGTTTACATGACCCAGGATATAGGTACTGCCATACAACGTGTAAAAGATCATCCAGATGTAAACGGTATGGTGTACACTGTTGGTAATGAACAAGATTACCACTTTAAAGTATTGTTTTTAATACTTAAGAAACTCGGATTTTCTTGGTCTAACAAATTGCACCACCTTAGTTATGGTATGGTCGATTTACCTAGCGGAAAAATGAAAAGTAGAGAAGGTACTGTTGTTGATGCCGATGATCTTATGGCAGATATGACGCAAACTGCCGCTACAATTTCTGAAGAATTAGGTAAGCTTGAAGATTATAATGAGGAAGAAAAGCAATCGTTGTATCAAATGATTGGCTTAGGTGCCTTAAAATACTACATACTAAAAGTTGATCCTAAAAAACGAATCTTATTTGACCCTGAAGAATCTGTTGATTTTCAAGGGAACACAGGTCCGTTTATTCAATATACTTACGCACGTATTCAGTCTATCTTAAGAAAGGCAGAAAGTATGGGTATCGATAGTTCTAAAGATGCCAAGGTTACGGAATTACACGCGAAAGAAAAGGAATTGATTAAACAACTTCAAATCTTCCCAGATATCATTCAATTGGCAGCGGAGAATTATAGTCCGGCATTGATTGCGAATTATACCTATGATTTAGTGAAGGAATTTAATTCGTTCTACCAACAGGTTTCTATACTTGGGGAATCTGACGATGAGAAGAAAGTTCTACGTGTTCAGTTATCTAAAAAAGTTGCTGAGGTTATACAAGATGCATTCAAATTATTGGGTGTTGAAGTGCCTGAGCGAATGTAG
- a CDS encoding SDR family oxidoreductase: MKILLTGANGYIGMRILPQLLEMGHEIVCAVRDETRLSVDKETRQQIDVIEIDFLEEPKENVVPKDIDAAYFLIHSMSSSTQDFDEMEAKTAENFNKYVADTQIQQVIYLSGIVNDNNLSKHLQSRKNVEDILYQGDFNLTVLRAGIIVGSGSSSFEIIRDLCEKLPVMITPKWVLTKTQPIAIRDVIAFLTGVLGNEKTYNDSFDIAGPNVMTYKEMLHKYAEVRGFKNWIWTVPVMTPKLSSYWLYFVTSTSYKLALNLVDSMKIEVVAKDTRLQDILGITPHTYKEAIDLAFKKIEQNLVISSWKDSMISGRFVDNLEKHIQVPKYGVLKDYKQLKISNPDEVLERIWSIGGETGWYYGNWLWKIRGFMDKLSGGVGLRRGRTHAHKIFAGDSLDFWRVLLADKKAKRLLLFAEMKLPGEAWLEFKIDENNVLHQTATFRPRGLRGRLYWYSIVPFHYFIFGGMIKNIADQKNVNQ, from the coding sequence ATGAAAATACTACTTACAGGAGCCAATGGTTATATAGGTATGCGCATTCTACCGCAGCTTTTAGAAATGGGACACGAAATTGTTTGTGCGGTACGAGATGAAACCAGACTTTCTGTAGATAAAGAGACTAGGCAACAAATAGATGTCATTGAAATTGACTTTCTAGAAGAACCAAAAGAAAATGTAGTGCCCAAAGATATTGATGCCGCTTATTTTCTAATTCACTCCATGAGTTCGTCAACACAAGATTTTGATGAAATGGAGGCAAAAACGGCTGAAAACTTTAACAAGTATGTTGCAGACACACAAATTCAACAAGTAATTTATTTGAGCGGTATTGTGAATGACAATAACCTTTCTAAACACTTGCAGTCACGTAAAAATGTTGAGGATATTCTTTATCAAGGTGATTTTAACCTAACTGTTTTAAGGGCAGGTATCATTGTGGGATCAGGAAGTTCTTCTTTTGAAATTATTCGAGATTTATGTGAAAAATTACCTGTGATGATTACGCCGAAATGGGTATTGACTAAAACGCAACCTATTGCCATACGTGATGTTATTGCATTTCTAACAGGTGTATTAGGGAATGAAAAAACGTATAACGACTCCTTCGACATTGCCGGACCCAATGTAATGACCTATAAAGAAATGCTGCATAAATATGCAGAAGTCAGAGGCTTCAAAAACTGGATTTGGACCGTACCTGTAATGACCCCAAAACTGTCTTCGTACTGGTTATATTTTGTAACCTCTACTTCATATAAATTAGCCTTGAACCTTGTGGACAGCATGAAGATTGAAGTCGTGGCAAAAGACACACGATTACAAGATATTCTTGGTATTACTCCCCACACCTACAAGGAAGCTATTGATTTAGCCTTTAAAAAAATCGAACAAAACTTAGTAATAAGTAGTTGGAAGGATAGTATGATCAGCGGGCGATTTGTTGACAATCTTGAAAAACATATACAAGTCCCAAAATATGGAGTACTTAAGGATTATAAACAACTCAAAATTTCGAATCCTGATGAAGTATTGGAACGTATTTGGAGCATTGGCGGTGAAACCGGATGGTATTACGGCAACTGGCTCTGGAAAATACGCGGATTTATGGACAAGCTTTCTGGTGGTGTCGGCTTAAGACGTGGTAGAACGCATGCTCATAAAATATTTGCAGGTGATTCTCTAGATTTTTGGAGAGTACTATTAGCTGATAAAAAAGCAAAACGACTACTGCTATTTGCCGAAATGAAATTACCAGGCGAAGCATGGCTAGAGTTCAAAATAGATGAGAACAATGTACTTCATCAAACCGCAACTTTTAGACCACGTGGCTTACGAGGTAGATTATATTGGTACAGCATAGTGCCGTTTCACTACTTTATTTTTGGCGGAATGATCAAAAATATCGCTGATCAGAAAAATGTTAATCAATAA
- a CDS encoding xanthine dehydrogenase family protein molybdopterin-binding subunit, whose translation MAGKKSDSKKVSRRKFLVKGGLGTIGVVAIGAYLFRSPIRRQILGVVNSLEAPYLDNIDQPMIWFEVTSDNNILLHSPKMEMGQGTFTGIAQMAAEELSVSMNQIQVVHAASSTGNVDSFATGGSTSISGLWKPLRELSAMLRVMLLKEAALKMNVDIDELSVEGGIISGNGKTLTYAQAAEGVENWKVPDVPVLKDAKDYKYIGQPVARVDLDAKVYGDPIFGMDAEMPEMLYGAVVRASKIGSTFVSADTKEAEHMPGVVKIVVEDDFVGVVANSMIEAENAKNAINVTWDSYDNLNTEAIVKMMTVGNGKSSVIQKNGDSFDDQDEVVTLEFRSPIGAHAQIEPNGVVAFVDDDSATIKISTQVVGITRKEVAKRLDLDVEKVNVIPTYLGGGFGRRLHTPHAVQAAIMSKAVGKPVKYFFSRKEEFQHDMFRPPTHHVIKGKLNAEGYLDGLEHQFVSGDVATDSALIPNALTNFLGADVGAIRGGFIQYTAIPNFKAECWHVELPFATSWWRSLGLLANTFAMESFMDEMALKANKNAVDFRLHQIADEPIDIRLKNVIKAAAEKANYSEEVKDGRAMGFAASIDANTPCAQVAEVSIVDNEIVVHKVTVAMDPGLAVNPDQIRAQCEGCVIMGMSAVLYEQMFVEDGELTPTIYGPYQMALMKNAPKEIDVVLLQGKDTPGAVGEPPLGPIGAAIANAVRRLTGERLTELPLKLSRKA comes from the coding sequence ATGGCTGGTAAAAAAAGTGATTCAAAGAAGGTGTCTAGAAGGAAATTTTTAGTCAAAGGCGGATTGGGAACCATAGGTGTTGTCGCCATTGGAGCCTACTTATTTAGAAGTCCTATTCGACGTCAAATTTTGGGTGTGGTTAATTCACTCGAAGCGCCTTATCTAGATAATATTGACCAACCGATGATTTGGTTCGAGGTCACTTCTGATAATAATATCTTATTACATTCTCCCAAAATGGAAATGGGACAGGGTACATTTACAGGTATTGCTCAAATGGCTGCCGAAGAATTATCTGTATCTATGAATCAGATTCAGGTAGTACATGCAGCTTCATCAACTGGTAATGTGGATAGTTTTGCCACAGGCGGTAGTACTTCTATATCTGGACTATGGAAACCGCTTAGAGAGCTTTCTGCCATGCTTCGCGTAATGCTTTTAAAAGAAGCTGCTCTTAAAATGAATGTAGATATCGATGAGCTTTCTGTTGAAGGCGGAATCATATCGGGTAATGGAAAAACATTGACTTATGCTCAAGCGGCTGAAGGAGTCGAGAATTGGAAAGTGCCAGATGTTCCTGTATTAAAAGATGCTAAAGATTATAAATATATAGGTCAACCAGTTGCTAGAGTTGATTTGGATGCGAAGGTATACGGAGATCCGATATTCGGGATGGATGCTGAAATGCCTGAAATGCTGTATGGTGCTGTGGTAAGAGCTTCTAAAATAGGCTCAACATTTGTCAGTGCAGATACAAAGGAAGCAGAGCATATGCCTGGCGTGGTTAAAATTGTGGTAGAAGACGATTTTGTAGGGGTAGTGGCAAACTCTATGATTGAAGCTGAAAATGCTAAAAATGCTATCAATGTCACTTGGGATAGTTATGACAATTTAAATACCGAGGCAATCGTAAAAATGATGACTGTCGGGAACGGAAAGTCTTCGGTGATACAGAAGAACGGAGATTCTTTTGATGATCAAGATGAAGTAGTGACTTTAGAATTTAGAAGTCCAATAGGGGCGCATGCTCAAATTGAACCAAATGGTGTTGTTGCTTTTGTTGATGACGACAGTGCTACTATAAAAATATCGACACAAGTGGTCGGCATTACTAGAAAAGAGGTTGCCAAACGATTAGATTTAGATGTAGAAAAAGTCAACGTTATACCTACCTATTTGGGTGGTGGTTTTGGTAGAAGATTACATACACCACATGCTGTGCAGGCTGCAATTATGTCTAAAGCTGTTGGTAAACCGGTGAAGTATTTCTTTAGTAGAAAAGAAGAATTTCAGCATGATATGTTTCGACCACCAACACATCATGTGATTAAAGGAAAATTAAATGCGGAGGGTTATTTAGACGGACTAGAACATCAATTCGTTAGTGGCGATGTAGCTACCGATTCTGCTCTAATACCTAATGCACTTACCAACTTTTTGGGTGCCGATGTTGGTGCTATTCGTGGCGGATTCATTCAATACACTGCTATACCTAATTTTAAAGCGGAGTGTTGGCATGTAGAATTGCCTTTTGCTACCAGCTGGTGGCGTAGTTTGGGGTTGTTGGCAAATACGTTCGCCATGGAAAGTTTTATGGATGAAATGGCGTTAAAAGCAAATAAGAATGCGGTCGATTTTAGATTGCATCAAATTGCAGATGAGCCGATTGACATTCGTTTGAAAAATGTAATTAAAGCCGCTGCTGAAAAAGCTAATTATAGCGAAGAAGTAAAAGATGGTCGTGCTATGGGTTTTGCTGCTTCTATAGATGCAAATACACCGTGCGCACAGGTAGCAGAGGTTTCAATTGTTGACAATGAAATTGTAGTACATAAAGTAACAGTTGCAATGGACCCAGGTTTAGCCGTTAATCCTGATCAGATACGTGCGCAATGCGAAGGTTGTGTAATTATGGGAATGAGTGCAGTACTTTATGAGCAAATGTTTGTCGAAGACGGAGAATTAACTCCGACTATATACGGTCCGTACCAAATGGCTTTGATGAAGAATGCACCAAAAGAAATTGATGTGGTTTTACTACAGGGTAAAGATACACCAGGTGCAGTAGGGGAGCCACCTCTAGGGCCAATTGGTGCGGCGATTGCCAATGCTGTTAGAAGATTAACAGGAGAACGCTTAACTGAGTTGCCTTTAAAGCTTTCGAGGAAGGCTTAA
- a CDS encoding (2Fe-2S)-binding protein, whose translation MEISLTVNGVLKTVAIADENTPLLWVVRDTLDLKGTKFGCGKAACGACTLHVDGEAVRSCSYPVKFAEGKKVTTIEGLGDRENPHPVQQAWVEEIVPQCGYCQPGFMMATAALLNKVPKPTDEDIDKNIINVCRCGTYYRMRKAIHKAADLQAEKLINESKKA comes from the coding sequence ATGGAAATTTCCTTGACTGTAAACGGTGTTTTAAAAACCGTAGCTATAGCAGATGAAAACACCCCTTTACTTTGGGTTGTTAGAGATACTTTAGATTTAAAAGGTACAAAGTTCGGCTGTGGAAAAGCGGCTTGTGGAGCCTGTACTTTACATGTAGATGGTGAAGCGGTTAGGTCATGTTCTTATCCCGTAAAATTTGCGGAAGGAAAAAAAGTAACCACAATAGAAGGTTTGGGAGATAGAGAAAATCCACACCCTGTTCAGCAGGCTTGGGTCGAAGAGATTGTACCGCAATGTGGCTATTGTCAGCCAGGTTTTATGATGGCAACAGCTGCCTTGTTAAACAAAGTGCCTAAACCAACAGATGAAGATATAGATAAGAACATTATAAATGTATGTCGTTGCGGTACCTATTACCGAATGCGAAAAGCCATTCATAAGGCGGCGGATTTGCAAGCTGAGAAGTTAATTAATGAATCTAAAAAGGCGTAA
- the ctlX gene encoding citrulline utilization hydrolase CtlX, protein MQITNTILMIRPVSFRMNEQTAVNNYFMEDIDLKNQEINQKAQEEFDAFVSALKDKGVNVIVVQDTKEPDTPDSIFPNNWISFHANGTVGVYPMFAENRRNERREDIFEILEQNGFKINDVVDYTSAEEEELFLEGTGSILIDRVNKKAYCALSERADEDLFIEFCEDFDFFPVIFTANQSVDGKRLPIYHTNVMMALAENFVVICTDSIDDKKERKNVLDHLKKDGKEIITISEQQMHHFAGNMLQVLGGDDKKYMVMSSAAYNSLRPEQIAQIENHCAILHSSLHTIETCGGGSARCMMAEVFLPKK, encoded by the coding sequence ATGCAAATAACAAATACCATACTCATGATTCGCCCGGTGTCGTTTAGAATGAACGAGCAGACCGCTGTCAATAACTATTTTATGGAAGATATTGACTTGAAGAATCAAGAGATAAATCAGAAAGCTCAAGAAGAGTTTGATGCCTTTGTATCCGCATTAAAGGATAAAGGAGTTAATGTTATCGTTGTTCAAGACACTAAAGAGCCAGACACTCCAGATAGTATTTTTCCTAATAACTGGATCTCTTTTCATGCGAATGGTACAGTCGGTGTTTACCCAATGTTTGCTGAGAATAGAAGAAATGAACGTAGAGAAGATATTTTTGAGATCTTAGAACAGAATGGTTTTAAAATCAATGATGTTGTAGATTATACTTCTGCTGAAGAAGAAGAATTATTTCTTGAAGGTACAGGTAGTATATTAATAGATAGAGTAAACAAAAAGGCATATTGTGCATTATCTGAACGTGCAGATGAAGATTTGTTTATTGAGTTTTGTGAAGATTTTGATTTTTTTCCAGTGATTTTTACAGCTAATCAGTCTGTAGATGGTAAGCGATTACCTATTTATCATACAAATGTGATGATGGCTTTAGCTGAAAATTTCGTTGTCATTTGTACAGATTCTATTGATGATAAAAAGGAAAGAAAAAATGTGTTGGACCACCTTAAAAAAGATGGAAAAGAAATAATTACTATTTCCGAACAACAAATGCATCATTTTGCAGGTAATATGCTTCAGGTTTTAGGTGGTGATGATAAAAAATATATGGTTATGAGTTCTGCTGCTTATAATAGTTTGCGACCAGAGCAGATAGCACAGATCGAAAATCATTGTGCTATTTTACATAGCTCATTACATACTATCGAAACTTGTGGCGGTGGTAGTGCGCGTTGTATGATGGCAGAGGTTTTTCTTCCGAAGAAATAA
- a CDS encoding dimethylarginine dimethylaminohydrolase family protein, which produces MLQLHIKDEVSQLKAVVLGIAKSSGPTPTIEEAYDPKSVEHIKAGTYPIEADMVAEMEGFRKVFEKYDVKVFRPEVLENCNQIFTRDIAFVIEDKLIKANILPDREQEVEAILHVLDKIDDDNILTPPEEVHVEGGDVMPWNDYIFVGTYTAPDYSSYITARTNKAAVAYLTKQFPNKTVKSFELRKSNTVAQENALHLDCCFQPLGKGKAILHKNGFLVEEEYQWLVDFFGKENVFEIDANEMYHMYSNVFSISPDVVVSERNFTRLNNWLREQGFTVEEIAYAEISKQEGLLRCSTLPLIRA; this is translated from the coding sequence ATGTTACAGTTACATATCAAAGATGAAGTTTCACAGTTGAAAGCGGTTGTATTAGGTATCGCTAAAAGTTCTGGACCTACACCAACTATTGAAGAAGCTTATGATCCAAAATCGGTAGAACATATTAAAGCTGGTACATACCCTATTGAAGCAGATATGGTTGCCGAGATGGAAGGTTTTAGAAAAGTGTTCGAGAAATACGATGTTAAGGTTTTTAGACCAGAAGTTCTTGAAAACTGTAATCAAATATTTACTAGAGATATTGCTTTTGTTATAGAAGATAAACTTATAAAAGCCAATATACTACCTGATAGAGAACAAGAAGTAGAAGCAATTTTACATGTTTTAGATAAGATTGATGATGATAATATTCTGACTCCTCCAGAAGAGGTTCATGTTGAAGGTGGTGATGTCATGCCTTGGAACGATTATATTTTTGTTGGCACTTATACTGCACCCGACTATTCTTCTTATATAACGGCGAGAACTAATAAAGCTGCAGTAGCATATTTGACAAAGCAATTTCCAAACAAAACAGTGAAGTCATTCGAATTAAGAAAGTCTAATACTGTTGCGCAAGAAAATGCATTGCATTTAGATTGTTGTTTTCAACCTCTAGGAAAAGGGAAAGCAATCTTGCATAAAAACGGATTTCTGGTAGAAGAAGAGTACCAATGGTTGGTAGACTTCTTTGGAAAAGAAAATGTCTTCGAAATAGATGCTAATGAAATGTACCATATGTACAGTAATGTGTTTTCTATTTCACCAGATGTTGTAGTGTCCGAACGTAATTTCACACGCCTTAATAATTGGTTACGCGAACAAGGTTTTACGGTAGAAGAAATTGCGTATGCCGAAATTTCAAAGCAAGAAGGGCTGTTGCGTTGTAGTACCCTGCCTTTAATTAGAGCTTAA